A DNA window from Procambarus clarkii isolate CNS0578487 chromosome 75, FALCON_Pclarkii_2.0, whole genome shotgun sequence contains the following coding sequences:
- the LOC123771640 gene encoding tubulin alpha-1A chain-like — protein sequence MRECISIHVGQAGCQMGNACWELYCLEHGIAPDGSIPSDKALGNADDSFTTFFSETGAGKHVPRAVFVDLEPSVVDEVRTGTYRQLFHPEQLISGKEDAANNYARGHYTIGKEIVDLVLDRIRKLADSCTGLQGFLVFHSFGGGTGSGFTSLLMERLSVDYGKKSKLEFAIYPAPQVATAVVEPYNSILTTHTTLEHSDCAFMVDNEAIYDICRRNLDIERPSYANLNRLIGQIVSSITASLRFDGALNVDLTEFQTNLVPYPRIHFPLVTYAPVISSEKAYHEQITVGEITNACFEPANQMVKCDPRNGKYMACCLLYRGDVVPKDVNAAIASIKTKRSIQFVDWCPTGFKVGINYQPPTVVPNGDLAKVSRAVCMLSNTTAIAEAWARLDHKFDLMYAKRAFVHWYVGEGMEEGEFSEAREDLAALEKDYEEVGLDTVGDGEEQGEGY from the exons ATG CGTGAGTGCATCTCCATCCATGTGGGCCAGGCTGGTTGCCAGATGGGCAATGCGTGCTGGGAGCTTTACTGTCTCGAGCATGGTATTGCCCCTGATGGCTCTATACCCTCAGACAAGGCCCTTGGCAACGCCGAcgactccttcaccaccttcttcaGCGAGACCGGCGCAGGCAAGCACGTCCCCAGAGCAGTCTTCGTCGACCTGGAACCCTCCGTAGTCG ATGAGGTCCGTACCGGCACATACCGCCAACTGTTCCATCCAGAGCAACTCATCAGCGGCAAAGAAGACGCCGCCAACAACTACGCCAGAGGACACTACACTATCGGAAAGGAGATTGTCGACCTGGTTTTGGATCGTATCAGGAAGCTGGCTGACAGCTGCACTGGCCTCCAAGGATTCCTCGTCTTCCACTCCTTCGGCGGCGGCACCGGTTCCGGCTTCACTTCTCTGCTCATGGAAAGACTCTCCGTCGACTACGGCAAGAAGAGCAAGCTGGAGTTCGCCATCTACCCAGCCCCTCAAGTCGCTACCGCCGTTGTCGAGCCATACAACTCCAtcctcaccacccacaccactctcGAGCACTCCGACTGCGCCTTCATGGTCGACAACGAAGCCATCTACGATATCTGCCGCAGAAACCTAGACATCGAACGACCTTCCTACGCTAACCTGAATCGTCTAATTGGCCAGATTGTCTCCTCCATTACCGCCTCCCTCAGGTTCGACGGAGCCCTCAACGTTGACCTCACAGAATTCCAGACCAACTTGGTGCCCTACCCCAGGATCCACTTCCCTCTTGTCACCTACGCTCCTGTCATCTCCTCCgagaaggcttaccatgagcagaTCACCGTCGGAGAAATCACCAACGCCTGCTTCGAACCCGCCAACCAGATGGTGAAATGTGACCCACGTAACGGAAAGTACATGGCTTGTTGTCTACTGTATCGTGGCGACGTGGTTCCCAAGGACGTGAACGCTGCCATTGCTTCCATCAAGACGAAGCGATCCATCCAGTTCGTGGACTGGTGCCCCACAGGTTTCAAGGTGGGCATCAACTACCAGCCGCCCACCGTCGTGCCCAACGGTGACCTTGCTAAGGTGTCGCGAGCCGTCTGCATGCTGTCCAACACGACGGCCATCGCAGAGGCCTGGGCTCGTCTTGACCACAAGTTCGACTTGATGTACGCCAAGCGCGCCTTCGTGCACTGGTATGTTGGCGAGGGCATGGAGGAGGGCGAGTTTTCAGAGGCCCGCGAGGACCTGGCAGCCCTCGAGAAGGACTACGAAGAGGTCGGCCTTGACACCGTCGGTGACGGAGAAGAGCAGGGCGAAGGTTATTAG